Part of the Deinococcus arcticus genome is shown below.
GGCTGGCATTCAGTGCCGAGGCGTAGGGGTTGCGCTCGGTCAGCGCCAGCCCCTCGGCCACCAGCACGTCGGCGCCGCCTGCTGTGGCCTCGCGTGCCAGGGCCACCACGCTTTCCATCAATTCTTCTTCCGCGCCGTGGCTCAGCTGTTCCTCGGCCAGGGTCAGGGCAATGGGGTCAGGCGTATTCAGGTGCGCCAGGGTGCGGGCGAAATGCACGCTGTCATCGGTGCGCGGCTCGTGCGTCTGGGCAATGGGCTTGAGAAAAGCCACTTTCAGGCCCTGGCGCTCCAGGGCGCGGGTCAGGCCCAGGGCGGTGCTTGTCAGGCCCACGCCGTTGCGGGTGGGCGCCACAAACAGCGTCTTCATGCGCTCACCCCGGCCAGCAGCGCGCGGGTCTGTTCAGCAATCATGCGTTCCTCGTCGGTGTTGACCACCAGGGCGGCCAGCGCCCCCGGCGCACTGATCCGGCCCGCCTGGCCGCGCACGGCCGCGCGGTTGGCCTCGTCATCCACGGCCGCGCCCAGCACGCCCAGGCGCGCCAGCACAGCTCCCCGCACTGCGGCACTGTTCTCGCCAATTCCGCCGGTGAACACCAGCGCGTCCACGCGGCCCAGGGCCACCGCCATGCCGGCCATCTGCTTGGCGAGGCGGTACACGAACACGTCCAGCGCCAGCCGCGCGCCCGCGTGCCCCCGCCCGGCGGCCTCTTCCAGTTCGCGCATGTCATTGCTCAGGCCCGAGAGGCCCAGCAGGCCGCTCTCCTTGTTCAGGGCCGAGGTGACCTCCGAGAGGCTCAGACCTGCCTGCCGGGCGATGTAATCGTGCAGCCCCGGGTCCACGTCGCCGCTGCGGGTGCCCATCACCAGCCCTTCTAAGGGCGTCAGGCCCATGCTGGTGTCCACACTGCGCCCGCCCTGCACCGCGCACACGCTGCAGCCGTTGCCCAGGTGAGCGGTCACCAGATTCAGCTCGGCCAGCGGGCGGCCCAGGTCCTGGGCGGCGCGGGCGGCCACGTAGGCGTGGCTGGTGCCGTGAAAGCCGTAGCGCCGCACGCCATGCTGGCGGTACCAGTCCCCCGGCACCGGGTAGCGGTAGGCCACCTCCGGCATGGTCTGGTGAAAGGCCGTGTCGAACACCGCCACATGGGCCGCGTCGGGAAAGGCCGCCTGCGCCGCCTCAATGCCCGCGATGTTGGCCGGGTTGTGCAGCGGCGCCAGGGGCACACAGGCCCGGATCTCGCCCAGCACCTCGTCCGTCAGGCGCACGGGCGCGTGGAACCGCTCGCCGCCGTGCACGACCCGGTGACCCACGGCGCCCACCTGCGTGCGCACGCCCAGCTCGTCCAGGGCACCGGCCAGCACCGCAAAGGCTTCGGCGTAGCTGCCGCCCCTCAGGTCCGCCGTGCGCCGCTCGCCCTCCATGTCCAGCCGCGCCGAGGCTCCGGCCGAGCCCAGCCGCTCTGCCAGCCCGGTCAGGCCCACCCGGTCATCGTCCAGATTCA
Proteins encoded:
- a CDS encoding acetate kinase; its protein translation is MWTLVLNCGSSSVKFALLNLDDDRVGLTGLAERLGSAGASARLDMEGERRTADLRGGSYAEAFAVLAGALDELGVRTQVGAVGHRVVHGGERFHAPVRLTDEVLGEIRACVPLAPLHNPANIAGIEAAQAAFPDAAHVAVFDTAFHQTMPEVAYRYPVPGDWYRQHGVRRYGFHGTSHAYVAARAAQDLGRPLAELNLVTAHLGNGCSVCAVQGGRSVDTSMGLTPLEGLVMGTRSGDVDPGLHDYIARQAGLSLSEVTSALNKESGLLGLSGLSNDMRELEEAAGRGHAGARLALDVFVYRLAKQMAGMAVALGRVDALVFTGGIGENSAAVRGAVLARLGVLGAAVDDEANRAAVRGQAGRISAPGALAALVVNTDEERMIAEQTRALLAGVSA